Proteins found in one Capillibacterium thermochitinicola genomic segment:
- a CDS encoding class I SAM-dependent methyltransferase, which yields MEKEHVYIDYWQVGDKQVINCQTCGFNHIYPFPDREELETFYREEYHQKVKAFPYEKMTSEAVLNKLAEVGKNRRFQEIYEDVARLKQAEGRRMLDVGCGNNLLARFFLDRGWTVYALEPNRAAAEYLRKFNLQVFETSAEKMETCGIKDVTFVNMSFVLEHIYEPYRVLSSLHKIMAPGGLLRVCVPNDFSEGQMAYAEYYQETYRWVYLPDHINYFTFDSLSRLLARTGFREVYRTTNFPLEFLLAAGLNYYADEEARKKVGPLVTGFENSFKKTGRATLLKKYYETLARLGLGRSIFMYAVKE from the coding sequence ATGGAGAAGGAACATGTCTATATAGATTACTGGCAGGTCGGAGACAAACAGGTTATAAACTGTCAAACCTGCGGCTTTAATCATATTTATCCATTCCCCGATCGGGAGGAACTGGAAACGTTCTACAGGGAAGAATACCACCAGAAAGTCAAGGCCTTCCCGTATGAGAAAATGACTAGTGAGGCCGTACTAAATAAATTGGCGGAAGTGGGAAAAAACCGGCGGTTTCAGGAGATTTATGAAGATGTTGCCCGCCTCAAGCAAGCAGAAGGCCGGAGGATGCTGGACGTCGGGTGCGGTAACAACCTGCTGGCCAGGTTTTTTCTGGATAGGGGCTGGACAGTGTACGCGCTTGAGCCCAACAGAGCGGCTGCAGAATATCTCCGGAAGTTTAATCTGCAGGTATTTGAAACTTCTGCGGAAAAGATGGAGACCTGCGGCATTAAAGATGTTACTTTTGTTAACATGTCGTTTGTCCTGGAACATATTTATGAACCGTACCGGGTGTTGTCTTCCCTCCATAAAATCATGGCCCCTGGCGGGCTACTCCGTGTTTGCGTGCCCAATGATTTCAGTGAGGGGCAAATGGCCTACGCCGAGTATTACCAGGAAACCTACAGGTGGGTATATCTGCCCGACCATATCAATTATTTCACCTTCGATTCGCTCAGCCGGTTGCTGGCTCGCACGGGATTCCGGGAAGTCTACCGGACCACCAATTTCCCCCTGGAGTTTCTCCTTGCCGCCGGGCTTAATTACTATGCGGACGAAGAGGCCCGGAAAAAGGTCGGCCCTCTGGTGACCGGGTTTGAAAACTCCTTCAAGAAAACCGGCCGGGCTACCCTGTTGAAAAAATACTATGAAACCTTGGCCCGGTTGGGCTTGGGCCGTTCAATATTCATGTATGCTGTAAAAGAATAG
- a CDS encoding ATP-grasp domain-containing protein, which yields MTVTGADLDPACPGQYFTDSFWLMPPLEQLTVEKFLGGCQERGITHVIPTRDGELLYFARNRHYLAGHGIWVLVSAPEAVETCLDKLEFYRRLSRAGFPVIPTAERISEVNSDRLVVKERYGAGGKQIGLNLTWEEAARHATGLSAPVFQPYIQGEEISADLYVDRQGRTKGVILRTRDLVVNGEAQVSTTFRDPRLEELCAALAGELGLYGHAVFQFFRDEEGAYHLIEANPRFGGASTLSIAAGLESFYWFLLETIGGDLDAHLFQRRGEKRLVRYPADLIFDYER from the coding sequence GTGACGGTTACCGGCGCCGACCTTGACCCGGCCTGCCCCGGCCAGTATTTTACGGATTCATTTTGGCTGATGCCCCCCCTTGAGCAACTGACGGTGGAAAAATTCCTTGGCGGCTGCCAAGAACGGGGGATCACCCATGTGATCCCCACCCGGGACGGGGAATTGCTTTATTTTGCCCGGAACCGGCATTACCTTGCCGGCCACGGGATTTGGGTCCTGGTTTCCGCCCCGGAGGCGGTGGAGACCTGCCTGGACAAACTAGAATTTTACCGGCGGCTTTCCCGGGCGGGCTTTCCGGTGATCCCCACTGCAGAACGGATTTCTGAGGTAAACAGCGACCGCCTGGTGGTAAAGGAACGCTATGGGGCAGGGGGTAAACAAATCGGGCTCAACCTGACCTGGGAGGAGGCGGCCAGGCACGCCACCGGCTTGTCGGCTCCGGTTTTTCAACCTTATATTCAGGGAGAGGAGATCAGCGCCGACCTTTACGTGGACCGGCAGGGGCGGACCAAAGGGGTCATCCTGCGCACCCGGGACCTGGTGGTCAACGGTGAGGCGCAGGTCTCCACGACCTTCCGCGATCCGCGCCTGGAGGAACTCTGCGCCGCCCTCGCCGGGGAACTGGGGCTTTACGGCCATGCGGTCTTCCAGTTCTTCCGGGACGAAGAGGGCGCTTACCATCTTATTGAGGCAAACCCCCGGTTCGGCGGGGCGTCAACCCTGAGTATCGCCGCCGGCCTGGAGAGTTTCTACTGGTTCCTGCTGGAGACCATTGGCGGTGATCTCGATGCCCATCTCTTCCAGCGGCGCGGGGAAAAAAGACTGGTCCGTTACCCCGCGGACTTAATTTTTGATTATGAAAGATAA
- the pseG gene encoding UDP-2,4-diacetamido-2,4,6-trideoxy-beta-L-altropyranose hydrolase, translating into MSNKAEPMINAFIRVDSSEEMGTGHLMRSLTLAGELRQRGVPVLFICRRLPGALYDYVEKKGFTVHLLPAPLLGKEGYWEWARQNWRQDAEETEAVIKKHRLARKTRRPPLLFRAARPPALFGCVRQGLTEDGAGFMVETILASFADSRERPGILLVVDHYALDAEWERFLRPSVDRILVIDDLADRPHDCDFLLDQNFYPGMERRYKGLVPPGCKQFLGPEFALLRPEFKKARRKLRRRKGKIRRLLVFFGGTDPGNETAKVLAALALLNRPELKVDVVVGTKNPHKKTIAESCRNLPGVRLHCQTGKMAELMARADLAVGAGGTATWERLYLELPTVAVAVAVNQEETLAALAAAEKLWYLGRSTETTPAVYAEVLEKIISASEKQESR; encoded by the coding sequence ATGAGTAATAAGGCAGAACCGATGATTAATGCCTTTATCCGTGTGGATTCGTCGGAAGAGATGGGTACCGGGCACCTGATGCGTTCGCTGACCCTCGCCGGGGAACTGCGGCAAAGAGGCGTTCCGGTCCTTTTTATCTGCCGCCGGCTGCCCGGAGCCTTATACGATTACGTTGAGAAAAAGGGGTTTACTGTTCATCTCTTGCCCGCGCCGCTTCTGGGCAAAGAGGGCTATTGGGAGTGGGCCAGGCAGAACTGGCGGCAGGACGCGGAGGAGACCGAAGCGGTCATAAAAAAGCACCGGCTGGCGAGGAAAACCCGCCGGCCACCGCTGCTTTTCCGTGCCGCCCGGCCGCCGGCGCTTTTCGGCTGCGTCCGGCAGGGGCTGACTGAAGACGGCGCCGGGTTCATGGTCGAGACTATTCTGGCCTCCTTTGCGGATTCCCGGGAGCGGCCAGGGATTTTGCTGGTCGTTGACCACTATGCGTTGGATGCTGAGTGGGAGAGGTTTTTACGGCCGTCGGTTGACCGGATCCTGGTCATTGACGACCTGGCGGACCGCCCCCATGATTGCGACTTCCTGCTGGACCAGAACTTCTACCCCGGGATGGAGCGGCGTTATAAAGGATTGGTGCCGCCGGGATGCAAACAATTTTTGGGGCCGGAATTTGCCCTGCTCCGTCCGGAGTTTAAAAAAGCCCGCCGGAAACTGCGGCGGCGAAAAGGAAAGATCCGGCGGCTCCTGGTTTTCTTCGGCGGGACCGATCCCGGGAACGAGACCGCCAAGGTCCTGGCGGCGCTGGCCCTTTTAAACCGCCCGGAACTCAAAGTCGATGTGGTGGTCGGGACGAAGAACCCTCATAAAAAAACCATTGCCGAATCCTGCCGGAACCTGCCGGGCGTACGGCTTCATTGCCAGACGGGGAAGATGGCGGAGCTTATGGCCCGGGCGGATCTGGCCGTGGGAGCGGGCGGAACGGCGACCTGGGAGCGGTTGTACCTGGAACTACCCACTGTCGCGGTGGCGGTCGCCGTCAACCAGGAGGAGACCCTGGCGGCACTGGCGGCAGCAGAGAAACTTTGGTACCTGGGCAGAAGCACGGAGACAACTCCCGCCGTTTATGCGGAGGTTTTAGAGAAGATAATCAGCGCCAGTGAGAAACAGGAATCGCGTTGA
- a CDS encoding cytidylyltransferase domain-containing protein gives MKKVIIVQARMGSTRLPGKVLREVLGKPLLEYQLERLARVRSSDMVVVATTDKEQDKPIVDLCRRLGVLFFRGPEEDVLARYYLAAREFGAEIVARITADCPIIDPAVVDQVFRFYLDHAGEYDYVSNARRRTYPRGMDTEVFSFHALEEAYREARREAEREHVTIFIYEHPERYRLGGVEYHQDYSRYRWTVDTEEDFQLIEKIITALYPKNPEFTLEDCLQLLAKYPEWEEINAHIKQKPVQNR, from the coding sequence ATGAAGAAAGTCATCATTGTCCAAGCCCGGATGGGCTCCACAAGGCTGCCGGGAAAGGTTCTCCGGGAGGTACTGGGCAAGCCGCTCCTCGAATACCAACTGGAGAGGCTCGCCCGGGTCCGCTCGAGCGACATGGTGGTGGTGGCCACCACCGATAAAGAGCAGGACAAACCCATCGTAGACCTCTGCCGCCGCTTGGGGGTCCTCTTTTTCCGGGGGCCGGAAGAAGATGTCCTGGCCCGCTACTACCTGGCAGCCCGGGAATTCGGGGCGGAGATCGTAGCACGGATCACCGCTGATTGCCCCATCATCGACCCCGCCGTGGTCGACCAAGTCTTCCGGTTCTACCTGGACCACGCGGGGGAGTATGACTACGTCTCTAATGCCCGGCGGCGCACTTACCCCCGGGGCATGGATACAGAGGTCTTTTCCTTCCATGCTCTGGAAGAGGCCTACCGGGAAGCCCGTCGGGAAGCGGAACGGGAACATGTGACGATCTTCATTTACGAACACCCGGAACGGTACCGTTTGGGAGGTGTCGAATACCATCAAGACTACAGCCGGTACCGGTGGACCGTGGATACGGAAGAGGACTTCCAATTAATCGAAAAGATCATTACCGCCCTCTACCCGAAAAATCCCGAATTCACTTTGGAAGACTGCCTTCAACTGCTGGCAAAATACCCGGAGTGGGAGGAGATTAACGCCCATATCAAACAGAAACCGGTGCAAAACCGGTGA
- a CDS encoding glycosyltransferase family 4 protein encodes MNGLNILHLTTFLQGGAGRILTDLALAQKSRNNEVYVLSSKTSEPGYCSYEEYINKLQDNNIPLYEEDSSFKRDLGLNLHFASKVREIIKNCNIDLIHAHASVPALTGLIARSGLKKYIPVIQTMHGWGTNKKPEHEKMDITIMNGLDQVVTVSKSDKELLIEKGVQKEKIKVIYNGITLEQNDEVDPVVAAELLEYKKRGYRIIGCIGTLCERKNQQLLLDAIKLLGKDYNLFCAFIGEGDLLPKMQKQIEQENLQKNVRLYGYKPMASNYIKYFDVFVLPSTSEGFGLTIVEAFKEKTLVIASDIKVFQELITDGREGFLFRNNILDSLIETLKKVLCLSRSKIEEVIENGFARYQKEFTLNRMIMNYEDLYTIIVSQD; translated from the coding sequence GTGAATGGGCTGAATATTTTACATCTTACTACATTTCTTCAAGGCGGGGCCGGCCGGATTTTAACAGATTTAGCTTTAGCCCAGAAGAGTAGAAACAATGAGGTTTATGTTCTCTCTAGTAAAACGTCTGAGCCAGGGTATTGTAGTTATGAAGAATATATTAATAAGTTACAGGATAATAATATACCTTTATATGAAGAGGACTCCTCTTTTAAGCGTGATCTTGGCTTGAATCTCCATTTTGCCAGCAAAGTAAGGGAGATCATAAAAAACTGTAATATTGATCTCATACACGCGCATGCTTCGGTTCCGGCTCTAACCGGTCTAATTGCTCGTTCTGGTCTTAAGAAATATATTCCGGTAATTCAAACCATGCACGGATGGGGAACGAACAAGAAACCAGAACACGAAAAAATGGATATAACAATTATGAATGGCCTTGATCAAGTTGTTACCGTATCGAAAAGTGACAAAGAGTTATTAATAGAGAAAGGGGTTCAAAAAGAAAAGATTAAGGTTATTTATAATGGGATTACTCTTGAACAAAACGATGAAGTAGATCCGGTTGTGGCCGCGGAGTTGTTAGAATATAAAAAAAGAGGATATAGAATTATTGGCTGTATTGGAACTCTCTGCGAAAGGAAAAACCAGCAACTTTTGCTTGATGCGATAAAACTGTTGGGAAAAGATTATAATCTGTTCTGTGCTTTTATTGGTGAAGGTGATTTGCTCCCCAAAATGCAAAAGCAGATTGAGCAAGAGAACTTGCAAAAGAACGTAAGGCTATATGGTTACAAACCAATGGCAAGCAATTATATCAAGTATTTTGATGTATTTGTTTTGCCATCAACGAGTGAAGGTTTTGGCTTAACAATTGTGGAAGCTTTTAAAGAAAAAACTCTTGTAATAGCCAGTGATATTAAGGTGTTTCAAGAACTGATCACTGATGGCCGGGAAGGTTTTTTATTCAGAAATAACATTTTGGATTCATTAATTGAAACATTAAAAAAAGTTTTGTGCCTATCACGCTCGAAAATTGAGGAAGTTATTGAAAATGGGTTTGCTAGATATCAAAAAGAATTTACCTTAAATAGAATGATTATGAACTACGAAGACTTATATACCATAATTGTTAGCCAAGATTGA
- a CDS encoding CDP-glycerol glycerophosphotransferase family protein: MGEKAILFGASTLGKVALEYIQETDEGYEVVAFCDNDSRKWGTKFFGVPVIAPEQLVSYNCQIIITSQYDTEIVKQLFGLGIYRFSVFFPSRGQKIKGKDGYQIRKYDYHGVDLKRVNNKIVLRTVSNSGSNTLALYKLMPAEIFKKYQVELISDQERDDKYYYNLITSKAVVFTYPSAIDPSQINIQLWHGFPLKGMSYMSKSEGPGVEQNHLNWSKLDVIASYSQFYTTLMNACYGVSWRKYVVTGMPRNDFLFKADGRKILASILKQDFRGKKILFYMPTFRRTIYGDANGSRDINYLFGLENFDDLSFDHFLDKHGIHMIVKLHPLEESLVVNDILEKKLQNITVLTEQKLKEKNIELYETINAADLLITDYSSVYFDYLLLDRPIIYVPVDLEEYIKTRGLLLEPYDAWTPGPKCLDQARLEQEIIRNFTHPEAYSQERKTLCRIVHHYQDGNSSVRVWNLIDQLMRDDNPKMN, translated from the coding sequence ATGGGAGAAAAAGCCATTCTCTTTGGGGCCTCGACTCTAGGGAAGGTTGCCTTGGAATATATACAGGAAACCGATGAGGGCTATGAGGTTGTTGCTTTTTGTGATAATGACAGCCGCAAATGGGGGACGAAATTTTTCGGCGTACCAGTAATTGCCCCAGAACAACTGGTAAGTTATAATTGCCAAATTATTATTACCAGCCAATACGATACTGAAATCGTTAAGCAGTTATTTGGTTTAGGGATTTACAGGTTTTCAGTATTTTTTCCTAGTCGGGGACAAAAAATAAAGGGAAAAGATGGCTATCAGATCAGGAAATATGATTATCATGGAGTCGATTTAAAAAGGGTTAATAATAAAATTGTCCTTCGTACTGTATCAAATTCTGGGTCCAATACTTTGGCTCTGTATAAGTTAATGCCTGCAGAGATATTTAAAAAATATCAAGTGGAATTGATTTCAGACCAAGAACGTGATGATAAATATTACTACAATCTGATAACCAGTAAAGCAGTTGTTTTTACTTATCCTTCAGCCATTGACCCGTCACAGATTAATATACAGTTATGGCACGGTTTTCCGCTGAAGGGAATGTCATATATGAGCAAAAGTGAAGGCCCCGGTGTTGAACAGAATCATCTTAACTGGAGTAAATTAGATGTTATTGCTTCTTATTCTCAATTCTACACTACATTGATGAATGCTTGCTACGGGGTCAGTTGGAGGAAGTATGTGGTGACCGGGATGCCAAGAAATGATTTTTTGTTCAAGGCTGACGGACGGAAAATACTGGCATCGATCCTCAAACAAGATTTTCGTGGAAAGAAAATCCTGTTTTATATGCCGACATTTAGGAGGACGATATATGGCGATGCGAACGGGAGTAGAGATATAAATTATCTTTTTGGGCTTGAAAATTTTGATGATTTAAGCTTTGATCATTTCCTTGATAAGCATGGTATCCATATGATCGTTAAGCTGCACCCTTTAGAAGAGAGTTTGGTTGTTAATGATATTTTAGAGAAAAAGCTACAGAATATTACAGTATTGACTGAGCAAAAATTAAAAGAAAAAAACATAGAATTGTATGAGACCATAAATGCAGCAGATCTGCTGATTACAGATTATTCTTCGGTTTATTTTGATTACCTTCTTTTAGACCGGCCGATAATTTACGTACCTGTTGATTTGGAAGAGTACATTAAAACAAGGGGGTTGTTACTGGAGCCTTATGATGCTTGGACTCCCGGGCCAAAATGCTTGGACCAAGCCCGTTTAGAACAAGAAATTATCCGAAATTTTACTCATCCTGAGGCGTATTCACAGGAGAGAAAGACCTTATGCAGAATAGTCCACCATTACCAGGACGGTAATTCTAGTGTTAGGGTTTGGAATTTGATTGATCAACTAATGCGTGATGATAACCCTAAAATGAATTGA
- a CDS encoding glycosyltransferase: MSRLPEVSVLMSVYNGEEYIRESIDSILKQTYSDFELIIVNDGSTDQTREIIEGYQDKRIKLFNFQENKGVGAALKFGLTQVNGKYIAKADSDDINHPERLYKQKIYLDNHSDIALVKTLLEYFPHNEAVANSQRFNYIKNILEKQKNDIVTPEDIEEKLYWYCCIPHTTIMARTEVIKAIGYEEMRICEDYKLFYQMNKKGFKMATIPEVLVRMRVSEISVTAGAENQEFVSIMHDIKKEEINSLFTNQSKVYIWGSGSMGQNLFKVLNKYNLEIVGFVDSDKKKWGQTIEGRTIFPPNVLESNGTNNKILLASQPGKFAIVDCLKKMGYKHLQDYVVLF; this comes from the coding sequence ATGTCTAGATTACCTGAAGTCTCCGTACTGATGTCCGTCTATAATGGGGAAGAGTATATCCGAGAGTCGATTGATAGTATATTAAAGCAAACATACTCTGATTTTGAGCTTATAATTGTTAATGATGGGTCGACAGATCAGACGAGAGAAATAATTGAGGGTTATCAGGATAAACGAATAAAATTGTTTAACTTCCAAGAAAACAAAGGGGTCGGAGCAGCATTAAAATTTGGGTTAACTCAGGTTAACGGGAAATATATTGCGAAAGCTGATTCTGACGATATTAATCATCCGGAGAGATTATACAAACAAAAGATATATTTAGATAATCATTCTGATATCGCGCTAGTAAAGACCTTGTTGGAATATTTCCCGCATAATGAGGCTGTTGCTAACAGTCAAAGATTTAACTATATCAAAAATATACTTGAGAAACAAAAGAATGATATTGTTACTCCCGAAGATATAGAAGAAAAGCTATATTGGTATTGTTGTATACCGCATACAACGATTATGGCACGAACAGAAGTAATAAAAGCTATTGGTTACGAAGAAATGAGGATTTGCGAGGATTATAAATTGTTCTATCAGATGAATAAGAAAGGCTTTAAAATGGCCACTATTCCTGAAGTACTTGTCCGAATGCGGGTTTCGGAGATTTCTGTAACTGCTGGCGCAGAAAATCAGGAATTTGTCAGTATAATGCATGATATTAAAAAGGAAGAGATAAATAGCTTGTTTACCAATCAATCGAAAGTTTACATTTGGGGTTCTGGGAGTATGGGACAGAATTTATTCAAGGTACTAAACAAATATAATCTCGAGATTGTTGGATTTGTGGACAGTGATAAAAAGAAATGGGGACAAACAATTGAGGGGAGAACTATTTTTCCTCCGAATGTACTTGAAAGTAATGGCACAAATAATAAAATTTTGTTGGCTTCACAACCAGGTAAATTTGCCATTGTCGATTGTTTAAAAAAGATGGGCTATAAACATTTACAGGATTATGTGGTTTTGTTTTAG
- a CDS encoding CDP-glycerol glycerophosphotransferase family protein, whose translation MNIIIFGTGSSAQKFVEMLDSTKVTILCFVDNDISKQYKKFKDRYINPPQKIQDFRYDYIVIASQYSNEIMEQLLDMGIKYNRIIPFDYGLHNKNNMEYYKKVHSLMLKDKQQHNHKLKIALINYNYSNYNGFALYKYMPDFIKGKYDVELVTSNDKEYLSKFDVICSSHYDGIYNGVHLNFEMWHGFPIKILGALQKTVTEKSIQYYRNRSQHTELVFSYSQLYTTFFNACFPSCADKYRITGMPRNDLLFEEGSLDKLESLCKRSLSGYNIVFYLPTWRKGKNQVIETSCEWTKLFGFKDEDTDRIKEILEKNKLFLVVKLHPFEFYQFKNLDIFQHEQVFLLSEDILMEYKIHLYELMGCCKVLITDYSSIFFDTLLIDTPLIFAPTDLDEYSENRGFLLEPYDYLTPGPTVFTLEELEKELKKYLNQEDEWKDKREQVKKLIFKYYDNKSSLRVWTEIDKYLSSYEMKWTN comes from the coding sequence TTGAATATTATTATTTTCGGTACAGGAAGCAGCGCCCAGAAATTTGTAGAGATGCTTGATTCAACTAAAGTAACTATTTTATGCTTTGTTGATAATGATATCTCAAAACAATATAAAAAATTTAAAGATAGATATATTAATCCCCCCCAAAAGATACAGGATTTTCGTTATGATTACATTGTAATAGCCAGTCAATATTCCAACGAAATAATGGAACAGTTATTAGATATGGGAATAAAATACAATAGAATAATTCCTTTTGATTATGGACTCCATAATAAAAACAATATGGAATATTATAAGAAAGTTCATAGCTTAATGCTCAAGGATAAGCAACAGCATAATCACAAATTGAAAATTGCTCTTATTAATTATAATTATTCTAATTATAATGGTTTTGCCTTGTATAAATATATGCCTGATTTTATTAAGGGGAAATATGATGTGGAATTAGTTACCAGTAATGATAAAGAATATTTAAGTAAATTTGATGTAATTTGTTCTTCACATTATGATGGAATATATAATGGAGTACATTTAAATTTTGAAATGTGGCATGGATTTCCAATTAAAATATTGGGTGCTCTGCAAAAAACAGTAACTGAAAAATCCATTCAATATTATAGAAACCGCTCCCAACACACGGAACTAGTTTTTTCATATTCTCAGTTATACACTACTTTTTTTAATGCATGTTTCCCCAGTTGTGCCGATAAATATAGAATTACAGGAATGCCACGTAACGACTTATTATTTGAGGAAGGAAGTTTGGACAAACTAGAGAGTTTATGCAAAAGAAGTTTATCAGGTTACAACATAGTGTTTTATCTTCCTACTTGGCGAAAGGGAAAAAATCAGGTCATTGAAACCAGTTGCGAATGGACTAAATTATTTGGATTTAAAGATGAAGATACGGATAGAATTAAGGAGATTCTTGAAAAGAATAAATTATTCTTAGTGGTTAAACTGCATCCCTTTGAGTTTTACCAGTTCAAAAATTTAGATATATTCCAGCATGAACAGGTGTTTTTATTGTCTGAGGATATTCTTATGGAATATAAAATACATCTGTATGAGCTTATGGGATGTTGTAAAGTGTTGATAACCGATTATTCATCAATTTTCTTTGATACGCTTTTAATTGATACACCCTTAATCTTCGCGCCGACTGATTTGGATGAATATAGTGAAAATAGGGGGTTTTTATTGGAACCTTACGATTATTTAACACCGGGACCTACTGTTTTTACATTGGAAGAACTAGAAAAGGAGCTTAAAAAATACCTTAATCAGGAGGATGAATGGAAAGACAAAAGAGAGCAGGTTAAAAAATTGATATTCAAATATTATGATAATAAATCCAGCTTAAGGGTATGGACTGAAATTGATAAATATTTATCAAGCTATGAAATGAAATGGACAAATTAG
- a CDS encoding glycosyltransferase, producing MNKLISVIIPMYNTEKYISDCLNSLLKQTYTNFEAIVINDGSTDRCGEIVKEYMKKDSRFKLIEQKNQGASAARNLGIEIARGDYLYFLDSDDFIHEKTFQICMSCFEAQKVDMVTFDAQCVFEDDYLKNNPPEKIIRMSKFYDRSDVSNGNGLMELSTFLKLCLFNNKFRGNLWINMIDMDVIKKNRIRFDNKITYYEDCIFLYFLSKNIKKIKYLPEKLYYRRLTGSSLMTENNTSKKIAENLFYCINLLEDEYQEINHEQKMVNKIFKQMLCAAAKLYRDKSFYEANGIVEIENERWKLFYHCLDKYRQLIEEYEKEYNKAISDIDAILNQN from the coding sequence ATGAACAAACTCATATCTGTAATTATTCCAATGTATAATACGGAAAAATATATATCTGATTGTTTGAACTCACTCTTAAAACAAACATATACTAATTTTGAAGCAATAGTTATTAATGATGGGTCTACAGATAGATGTGGAGAGATCGTAAAAGAGTATATGAAAAAAGACAGCCGGTTTAAACTAATTGAGCAGAAAAACCAAGGAGCATCTGCGGCTAGAAATTTAGGGATTGAAATAGCGCGCGGAGATTACTTGTATTTTTTGGATAGTGATGACTTTATACATGAAAAAACCTTCCAAATCTGCATGTCTTGTTTCGAAGCTCAAAAAGTGGATATGGTTACTTTTGATGCTCAATGTGTATTCGAAGATGATTATTTAAAAAATAACCCTCCTGAGAAAATTATAAGAATGTCAAAGTTTTATGATCGAAGTGATGTCTCTAATGGTAATGGTCTTATGGAACTAAGCACATTTCTTAAGTTATGTTTGTTCAATAATAAATTCAGAGGGAATTTATGGATTAATATGATTGATATGGATGTAATAAAAAAGAATCGAATTAGATTTGATAATAAAATTACTTACTATGAGGATTGTATTTTTTTGTATTTCTTATCTAAAAATATTAAAAAAATTAAATATCTTCCTGAAAAACTATATTATCGGAGATTGACCGGAAGTTCATTGATGACGGAAAATAATACTTCGAAAAAAATAGCAGAAAATCTATTTTATTGTATAAATTTGTTGGAAGATGAGTATCAAGAAATAAATCATGAGCAAAAAATGGTAAACAAAATATTCAAGCAAATGCTTTGCGCAGCAGCTAAATTGTATAGGGATAAGAGTTTTTATGAGGCAAATGGTATAGTTGAAATCGAAAACGAACGATGGAAATTATTCTATCATTGTTTAGATAAGTACAGACAACTTATCGAAGAATATGAAAAGGAATATAATAAAGCCATAAGCGACATCGATGCTATTTTGAATCAAAACTAA